The Caballeronia sp. SL2Y3 genome includes a window with the following:
- the dnaN gene encoding DNA polymerase III subunit beta, whose translation MQLVKTERDNLLRPLQTVSGIVERRHTLPILANLLITKNGADVSFLSTDLELQITTRADFGVGGDQVATTVAARKLLDILRAMPAGEVALDLSDKRLTVRSGKSRFNLQTLAADEFPTVNQATDFGASLSVPQKTFRQLLGMVYFAMAQQDIRYYLNGMLLVVDGDQLMAVATDGHRLAFSSMKIEGAFPRQEVIIPRKTILELQRLLEDIDDTLKIDIAATQVKFTFGQVELVSKLVEGKFPDFQRVIPKSHKNTFEIGREELQRSLQRAAILTSDKFKGVRCLVEPGQLKIMSTNADQEEAQEELEIAYQGDTVDIGFNVTYLLDVLANLKVDTLQVALGDANSSALITIPENEEFKYVVMPMRI comes from the coding sequence ATGCAACTGGTCAAGACCGAACGAGATAATCTTCTAAGGCCGCTGCAAACCGTGAGCGGTATCGTAGAACGCCGCCATACGTTGCCGATCCTCGCCAATCTGCTCATCACCAAGAACGGCGCGGACGTGTCGTTCCTTTCGACGGACCTCGAACTCCAGATCACCACCCGCGCCGATTTCGGCGTCGGCGGCGATCAGGTCGCCACCACCGTCGCCGCGCGCAAGCTGCTCGACATCCTGCGCGCCATGCCCGCCGGCGAAGTCGCGCTCGACCTCTCCGACAAGCGCCTCACCGTGCGCTCGGGCAAGAGCCGCTTCAACTTGCAGACGCTCGCCGCGGACGAGTTCCCCACGGTCAACCAGGCTACTGACTTCGGCGCGAGCCTGTCGGTTCCCCAAAAGACGTTCCGCCAGCTGCTCGGCATGGTGTATTTCGCGATGGCCCAGCAGGACATCCGCTACTACCTGAACGGCATGCTGCTGGTAGTGGACGGCGATCAGCTGATGGCAGTCGCCACTGACGGCCACCGCCTCGCGTTCTCGTCCATGAAGATCGAAGGCGCGTTCCCGCGTCAGGAAGTCATCATTCCGCGCAAGACCATTCTCGAATTGCAGCGCCTGCTGGAAGACATCGACGACACGCTGAAGATCGACATCGCCGCGACGCAGGTGAAGTTCACGTTCGGTCAGGTGGAACTGGTGTCGAAGCTGGTCGAAGGCAAGTTCCCCGACTTCCAGCGCGTGATTCCGAAGTCGCACAAGAACACGTTCGAGATCGGCCGCGAAGAATTGCAGCGGTCCCTCCAGCGCGCGGCCATTCTCACGTCCGATAAATTCAAGGGCGTGCGCTGCCTCGTCGAACCGGGCCAGCTCAAGATCATGTCCACGAACGCGGACCAGGAAGAAGCGCAGGAAGAACTCGAAATCGCGTATCAGGGCGATACCGTCGATATCGGATTCAACGTCACGTATCTGCTCGACGTGCTCGCGAATCTGAAGGTCGATACGCTCCAGGTGGCGCTCGGCGACGCGAATTCCAGCGCGCTGATCACCATTCCGGAGAACGAGGAATTCAAATACGTGGTGATGCCGATGCGCATCTGA